One Cuculus canorus isolate bCucCan1 chromosome 2, bCucCan1.pri, whole genome shotgun sequence genomic region harbors:
- the XIRP1 gene encoding xin actin-binding repeat-containing protein 1 isoform X1, with product MEKSAKLRPAQSFPLLCHSPRSSPESRAVLLRKSVSVSELVARYQSILDCESSMSKQEHHKPMERRYLSQTNSSPMAKKQALSQSRLSDMSWSKSVEDLRVPNKNAPTGNLKGLLTIFDSPKATQQCKTSHFAPFKTPSPNGILKKRVADARIVTTIQPLSMETEPHKEPSFSSSLQSIQRKAQCSLASIKWMESPAKEGKLVHDRQAIVSVTDTATDSATGRRYERTRSFLDVSDNTSPVLHQGQGRTSAPSVKELSALYLSQTAAAAAHTNSSTQPSTVKDSSIHSLHRQKKSKMAEAQKSSQVAIKKMEDDLPPPPAPGSVPVIASGNQDPNPLPVPPPKQAFSKFYQQRQVNELKRLYRHMHPELRKNLEEAVTEDLAEMLNAEDPNAQTSVNLDKVLPGEVQSMRWIFENWALDSIGDHQATKKLTDEEIIPGGDVKSTSLRFESQSINGDSMSTSAKISEADLARGDVHTARWLFETQPLDSLNKLYSDETELQEAVLKEPVQGGDVKGARQLFEAQSLDAIGRCCSVEEKSILQLKSEIQELKGDVKKTIRLFQTEPLCAIRDKTGNMHEIKSVCREEIQSNAVRTARWLFETQPLDTINKDTSKVQIIRGISLEEIGRPDVSGARWIFETQPLDAIREITVEEQDFKASTDFVTGADVTKQRILFETQTLDSLKGEASESVVAKEQVIGGDVKSTLWLFETQPMETLKDNFEVGQLKKVELSAEEKGDVKQRKHVFETCPLGSISKTFEEEISANSMEEVVKGDVKSFKTLFETIPLDSIKQADAEPITKEEEKIPAGNVKANQILFETTPLYAIKDSFGNFHEVTSVSREQIISGDVKNYKWMFETRPLDQFDESIKKVDIIRGITKQEVVAGDVRTAKWLFETQPMDVIHHQAMQGEEHSSVKREISQRGDVKTCRWLFETQPMHTLYEKAEKKQEKDDVVPQADVKSYTWMFETQPLDSLKGQEEQYLQVSKAYSQEELQEVDVKTVRHLFETEPLGSIAAGEADRKKTMRYSSRVEIQSGEVSRVKEFFEAKPLDTATKLTAQKDDGTIEAGSVHKFTWLFENYPMDSLKDSSEGIQEIPPEKDIKAGDVGGKRFVFETYSLDQIHDKVDETELQKIQKETMNKANVKSCTMLFESQPLYAIQDKEGRYHEVTSVQKEEIMKGDVKGARWLFETKPLDQIKKEEEVFVIRAVTQEDIKKGDVQAARWKFETEPLDSFKGGKTSVPRTVDDVQKGDVQSNKQLFESQQVGQKKYVRMVSVSDVQRGDVRTSTWLFENQPVDSLYGDAERSSSISTVQREDSQKGDVKRCTWLFETQPMDTLKDPETMASTGAQEPIPHADVKSTTWLFESTPLDKFSVSEGSIETELKERTMKETLETLCTCQAIQHDGILIEANDMESVKMVKYQLSSPGAPEILKEEIVGGHLQRIMLQLLHRTNVEAQSVLVEEDREGKVKVSTLQLLDQSEALKGKEDLSGNVAKALQGLLSQDTSIKKGMVLQETKSGSVKMTLYSLLFHSIQQKVVKGDVKSTIGNLLASSQEQKATSTIKREDNEKGNVQLFASCIEKGDLDYLKNLQQESEIQSLISSQAEQGADENASQFMQGTKIHILPNKEQIEKVITGSEAGAMAGAKKVFACESVGKESTLEREAVRAAGVTGTTVQCVGKPLPTVTGKEEILSGGLKVTTKSIQRVADVSKKVEKEKPTTASLKEPKVMMQGKFPTQVMAQRGEVDGKPQSLVTGEASQMQPEEKALGSDLQAAMQSLRLATAEAKNIQHHVQSKLQKNREEVHMACRQQAASTQEAVTLQSTVHQQESASSMQESTSTATRTTTTRVQEASKSHTSMSQKSIASHKKVSASEEVQGGQLLSQESQVVPSRDLSIKDGLYTATPVKTCINPFVESDYKEQSVQEERDVIVRGDVQTAIRALKSATTEQRLVEKEDVVRGNLKATLQSLEKSNVNVSRGDFKAAMIYRNAGQSYSVCKKKNEAQVISNQTAVVASGSPADNDFPPPPSVAVMKAEHCPPSSKETKEGALPTSKDEDPGSPAPLQTLLPALLSLSCKPSDQSPAEKPRTLPKPEITAPPRKKPVPPPKPEHLLHEPRYASACNGASRSTKPIPPPLPPKPAGLREITKPKLPPTDVGYVKGSEQLGHEEVQAKSCTLETSVEHPVTIQSMSTERKLPKPKTPLQMAEERYKASKGGQGKLESDSVKPIKNGVTSFGVEQGMMSGKAAAPRRCPGEVVQKPIELCQDKNGCSSVSHPICPGREQTLNVPGQTIPSTSPVGHTILPKRGDDLAQNASSKVKREIVSNSYGSWNSQRVMQQVRERRQICHSMSFHRQSMNSFEEQQQGNSGQLKCPDGEEEPPAQEKPAVVMREKPKRETEDERRKRLSVHKEEIMKGNVKEAMEIFENLRRQEELQEILTRVKEFEEETSKVDVKALKSFFEKVPDWVVRQKAHQAKQEDRAETLAKEDTDNVSSVELVFEDLERASAEIIHLKEQTLARLLDIEEAIKKALYSVSSLKSESDIAGLSGLFKESLGNTQSSVSSSNIRKISIVSSKAKQEESALEAGEAAPVGGGKVAEKTEATKAELDVPIQSRVSSPSSPSYISIESAARKPAESPKTGRSARDISSPDSLDTAGKRDAFAQDNCSSFNHSSAESAGGDTTSFEERSETMQTKIGLSSMKQHTLGNANRQSSEKERCPLDTSKGSCHCGMKGGFSDYRSLNSPSPQNPRRQKSILELQTGPDGSKLYGATRTVMEQYEEMDQFGNKIITSSTTVTKQSETQTSSTCDVSSHSQYEVSSSPVFRRYLKSPAEDFRTNGSFQEPGVVFVTFGNSKTKK from the exons AGTACTGTGAAGGACAGCTCCATTCACTCTCtccacaggcagaaaaaaagcaag ATGGCAGAGGCTCAGAAATCATCTCAAGTTGCCATCAAGAAAATGGAAGACGACTTacctccccctcctgcccctggCTCAGTCCCAGTCATTGCTTCGGGGAACCAGGATCCCAATCCACTCCCTGTGCCACCTCCAAAGCAAGCATTCTCCAAGTTCTACCAGCAGCGTCAAGTAAATGAGTTAAAGAGGCTCTACAGACACATGCATCCTGAGCTCAGGAAGAACTTGGAAGAAGCTGTGACTGAGGACCTGGCAGAAATGCTTAATGCTGAAGATCCCAATGCACAGACATCTGTGAACCTGGACAAAGTTCTTCCAGGAGAGGTTCAGTCCATGCGTTGGATATTTGAGAACTGGGCACTTGATTCCATTGGGGATCATCAAGCCACAAAGAAGCTGACGGATGAAGAGATCATTCCTGGTGGAGATGTGAAAAGTACTTCCCTGAGGTTTGAAAGCCAGTCGATCAATGGAGACAGTATGTCAACATCAGCCAAGATATCAGAAGCAGACCTTGCAAGAGGGGATGTGCATACTGCCCGGTGGCTCTTTGAAACCCAACCACTAGACTCATTAAACAAACTGTATTCAGATGAAACTGAACTGCAGGAGGCGGTTCTCAAGGAGcctgtccagggaggtgatgtgAAAGGTGCCAGACAGCTCTTTGAAGCACAGTCCTTGGATGCTATAGGACGCTGTTGCTCAGTGGAGGAGAAAAGCATCCTTCAACTCAAGTCAGAGATCCAAGAGCTAAAAGGTGATGTTAAGAAGACTATCAGGCTCTTCCAAACAGAGCCCCTCTGTGCCATCAGAGACAAAACTGGGAACATGCATGAAATCAAGTCTGTCTGCCGAGAAGAAATTCAGAGCAATGCAGTCAGAACAGCTCGCTGGCTGTTTGAGACTCAGCCCCTGGACACCATCAACAAAGACACTTCCAAAGTGCAAATAATCCGTGGGATTTCACTGGAAGAAATTGGAAGGCCAGATGTCAGTGGAGCTAGGTGGATATTTGAAACTCAGCCTCTGGATGCCATCAGAGAAATCACAGTTGAAGAACAGGATTTCAAGGCTTCAACAGATTTTGTCACAGGGGCAGATGTTACTAAGCAGCGAATCCTCTTTGAGACTCAGACTCTTGATTCTCTGAAAGGAGAAGCTTCAGAAAGTGTTGTAGCCAAAGAACAAGTCATTGGAGGTGATGTGAAATCTACACTCTGGCTATTTGAAACCCAGCCAATGGAAACCCTGAAAGACAATTTTGAAGTGGGGCAGCTAAAGAAAGTGGAGCtttctgcagaggagaagggagatgtgaagcaaagaaaacatgtttttgagACCTGTCCCCTTGGCAGCATCTCCAAGAcatttgaggaagaaatttcaGCCAACAGTATGGAGGAGGTAGTAAAAGGGGATGTTAAGTCTTTCAAGACCCTGTTTGAGACTATCCCCTTAGACAGCATCAAGCAGGCTGATGCTGAGCCCATCAccaaggaagaggagaagattCCAGCTGGCAACGTCAAAGCCAATCAAATCTTGTTTGAGACAACACCTCTATATGCCATCAAGGATAGCTTTGGTAATTTCCATGAAGTCACCTCTGTAAGCAGAGAGCAAATCATCAGTGGTGATGTCAAGAACTACAAATGGATGTTTGAAACCAGACCCCTGGATCAGTTTGATGAAAGCATCAAGAAAGTGGATATAATACGAGGGATCACAAagcaggaggtggtggctgGTGATGTCAGAACAGCCAAGTGGCTCTTTGAAACTCAGCCGATGGATGTCATTCATCACCAAGCCATGCAAGGTGAGGAGCATTCCTCGGTGAAAAGGGAGATCTCTCAGCGGGGGGATGTGAAGACCTGTAGGTGGCTTTTTGAGACCCAGCCCATGCACACCCTCTACGAGAAGGctgaaaagaagcaggaaaaggatgATGTTGTGCCCCAAGCTGATGTGAAGTCATACACATGGATGTTTGAGACTCAGCCCCTGGACTCCCTGAAAGGCCAAGAGGAGCAGTATTTACAAGTCAGTAAGGCATACAGTCAGGAGGAATTACAGGAAGTTGATGTCAAAACCGTCCGGCACTTATTTGAGACTGAACCCTTGGGCAGCATTGCTGCCGGTGAAGCTGACCGAAAGAAAACCATGAGGTACTCCAGTCGTGTGGAGATACAATCTGGGGAAGTGTCCAGAGTAAAGGAGTTCTTTGAAGCTAAGCCCTTGGATACAGCCACCAAACTAACAGCCCAGAAGGATGATGGGACAATTGAAGCTGGATCTGTGCACAAGTTCACTTGGCTCTTTGAGAACTACCCCATGGACTCCCTGAAGGACAGCTCTGAGGGCATCCAGGAAATCCCTCCAGAGAAGGATATCAAGGCGGGAGATGTTGGAGGCAAAAGATTCGTATTTGAGACCTATTCCCTTGACCAAATACATGACAAAGTGGACGAGACAGAGCTCCAAAAGATCCAGAAAGAAACCATGAATAAAGCTAATGTCAAGTCCTGCACAATGCTCTTTGAAAGTCAACCATTATATGCAATCCAGGACAAAGAGGGGCGATATCATGAGGTCACTTCagtgcagaaagaagaaattatgaaagGTGATGTGAAAGGTGCCCGGTGGTTGTTTGAAACTAAACCCCTGGATCagataaagaaggaagaagaggtgtTTGTGATTAGGGCTGTCACCCAAGAGGATATCAAGAAAGGAGATGTCCAGGCTGCCCGGTGGAAGTTTGAGACAGAGCCTCTTGACTCCTTCAAAGGCGGAAAGACATCTGTGCCCAGAACAGTAGATGATGTGCAGAAGGGAGACGTTCAGTCCAACAAGCAGCTCTTTGAGTCCCAGCAAGTGGGCCAGAAGAAGTATGTGAGGATGGTCAGTGTTAGTGACGTTCAGCGAGGTGATGTGAGAACATCCACTTGGCTTTTTGAAAACCAGCCTGTGGACTCCTTGTACGGGGATGCAGAAAGAAGTTCATCTATCAGTACTGTGCAGAGAGAGGACAGCCAGAAAGGGGATGTAAAACGCTGCACCTGGTTGTTTGAAACCCAACCAATGGACACCCTTAAGGACCCAGAAACTATGGCCAGCACTGGGGCCCAAGAACCGATCCCTCATGCAGATGTGAAGAGTACAACGTGGCTTTTTGAGAGCACACCCTTGGATAAATTTAGTGTTTCTGAAGGTAGTATAGAAACGGAACTGAAAGAAAGGACCATGAAAGAGACTTTAGAGACACTTTGCACTTGCCAGGCTATTCAGCATGATGGGATCCTCATTGAAGCTAATGATATGGAGAGTGTGAAGATGGTGAAGTACCAGCTTAGCAGCCCAGGTGCTCCAGAGATCCTGAAAGAGGAAATTGTGGGAGGCCATTTGCAAAGGATAATGCTCCAGCTTCTGCACAGAACCAATGTGGAAGCACAGAGTGTGCTGGTCGAGGAAGACAGAGAGGGCAAGGTTAAAGTAAGCACATTGCAGCTACTGGACCAGAGTGAAGCTCTTAAAGGCAAAGAGGACTTGAGCGGAAATGTAGCTAAGGCATTACAGGGTCTCCTCAGTCAAGACACTTCCATCAAAAAGGGGATGGTCTTACAAGAGACAAAGTCAGGATCAGTAAAGATGACTCTCTACTCCCTCCTGTTCCATTCTATCCAGCAGAAAGTTGTCAAGGGGGATGTGAAGTCAACAATAGGGAACCTCTTGGCTTCTTCTCAAGAGCAGAAAGCAACTTCAACCATTAAGCGTGAGGACAATGAGAAGGGAAATGTCCAGCTATTTGCAAGCTGCATTGAGAAGGGAGATCTAGACTATCTGAAGAATCTCCAGCAGGAGTCAGAAATACAGTCCCTCATCTCTTCCCAAGCAGAGCAGGGGGCAGATGAGAATGCCTCACAGTTTATGCAGGGGACTAAGATCCATATCTTGccaaataaagaacaaatagaGAAAGTAATCACAGGAAGTGAAGCAGGGGCTATGGCGGGAGCAAAAAAGGTATTTGCATGTGAAAGCGTGGGCAAAGAGAGTACGTTAGAGAGGGAGGCTGTGCGTGCAGCAGGTGTGACAGGCACCACTGTGCAATGTGTTGGGAAGCCTCTACCCACAGTGAcgggaaaggaagaaattctatcGGGAGGACTTAAAGTGACTACAAAGTCAATTCAAAGGGTTGCAGATGTCAGCAAGAaggtagagaaagaaaaacccaccACTGCCAGTTTGAAGGAACCCAAAGTTATGATGCAAGGCAAATTTCCAACCCAAGTGATGGCTCAAAGGGGAGAAGTGGATGGGAAACCACAGAGTTTGGTCACTGGGGAAGCCAGCCAGATGCAgccagaagaaaaggctcttgGGAGTGATCTTCAGGCTGCAATGCAGAGCCTGAGGCTagcaacagcagaagcaaaaaaCATTCAACATCATGTCCAGAGCAAGCTACAAAAGAACAGGGAGGAGGTACACAtggcctgcaggcagcaggcagctaGCACACAGGAGGCAGTGACTCTTCAATCAACTGTACACCAACAAGAGTCTGCATCCAGCATGCAGGAGAGCACCAGTACTGCCACCAGGACTACCACCACTAGAGTCCAGGAGGCATCCAAGAGCCACACAAGCATGTCTCAGAAGAGCATAGCATCACACAAAAAGGTCAGTGCTTCAGAGGAAGTACAGGGAGGACAACTGTTGAGCCAGGAAAGCCAAGTTGTGCCTAGTAGAGATCTTAGCATTAAGGATGGCCTTTATACTGCCACACCCGTGAAAACCTGTATAAACCCTTTTGTTGAGTCTGATTACAAAGAGCAATCAGtgcaagaagaaagagatgttATTGTCAGAGGGGATGTACAGACAGCTATCAGAGCACTGAAAAGTGCCACCACAGAACAGCGCCTGGTAGAAAAGGAGGATGTTGTCAGAGGTAATTTAAAAGCCACACTTCAGTCACTGGAAAAGTCTAACGTTAATGTCTCCAGAGGGGATTTTAAAGCTGCTATGATATACAGAAATGCAGGGCAGTCCTATTCTgtgtgtaaaaagaaaaatgaggctCAAGTCATTAGTAACCAGACAGCTGTAGTGGCTTCAGGGTCACCTGCTGATAATgactttcctcctcctccctcagtTGCTGTGATGAAAGCAGAGCATTGCCCACCCTcaagtaaagaaacaaaagaaggtGCCCTTCCAACCAGCAAAGATGAAGATCCAGGAAGTCCTGCACCACTCCAGACCCTTCTTCCTGCCCTCCTTTCTCTGTCCTGCAAACCCAGTGATCAGagtcctgcagagaagccaAGGACTCtgccaaaaccagaaattacCGCCCCACCCAGGAAAAAACCTGTTCCCCCTCCAAAACCTGAGCACCTCTTACATGAGCCACGTTATGCTTCTGCATGTAACGGCGCAAGCAGATCGACCAAACCCATCCCTCCACCTCTGCCTCCGAAACCTGCAGGTCTGAGGGAGATCACCAAGCCAAAGCTTCCCCCCACAGACGTGGGATATGTGAAAGGAAGTGAACAATTGGGCCATGAGGAAGTTCAGGCAAAATCCTGCACTTTGGAGACATCCGTGGAGCACCCTGTCACAATTCAGAGTATGAGCACTGAGAGAAAGCTGCCAAAACCCAAAACTCCTCTTCAAATGGCAGAGGAAAGGTACAAGGCAAGCAAAGGAGGACAAGGAAAATTAGAATCAGATAGTGTTAAGCCAATAAAAAATGGAGTGACTAGTTTTGGCGTTGAGCAGGGAATGATGagtgggaaagcagcagctccaaggAGATGCCCAGGTGAGGTGGTTCAGAAGCCTATAGAGCTGTGCCAAGACAAGAATGGGTGTTCTTCAGTATCACACCCAATCTGTCCTGGTAGGGAACAGACACTTAATGTGCCAGGACAGACCATACCAAGTACTTCCCCTGTGGGCCACACCATTCTTCCAAAGAGAGGAGATGATCTTGCACAAAATGCCTCATCCAAggtgaaaagagaaattgtgtCTAATTCTTACGGATCGTGGAATAGTCAGAGAGTCATGCAGCAGGTGCGTGAGAGGAGGCAAATATGTCATTCAATGTCCTTCCATCGACAGTCAATGAACTCCTTTGAGGAGCAACAGCAGGGGAATAGTGGGCAATTGAAATGCCCTGATGGGGAGGAAGAGCCACCTGCACAGGAGAAGCCGGCAGTTGTTATGAGAGAGAAAcccaagagagaaacagaagatgaaCGCCGGAAGAGGCTGTCAGTACACAAAGAGGAGATCATGAAAGGCAATGTCAAAGAGGCTATGGAGATCTTTGAGAACCTCAGGAGGCAGGAGGAACTGCAAGAGATCTTGACTCGGGTGAAGGAGTTTGAGGAGGAGACAAGCAAAGTGGATGTGAAAGCTCTGAAGAGCTTCTTTGAGAAGGTCCCCGACTGGGTTGTTCGTCAGAAGGCCCACCAGGCCAAGCAAGAGGATAGGGCTGAGACACTGGCAAAGGAGGACACTGACAATGTCTCCTCAGTGGAGTTGGTTTTTGAGGACCTGGAGCGAGCAAGTGCTGAGATCATTCACCTGAAAGAGCAGACACTTGCCCGGCTCCTGGACATTGAGGAGGCCATCAAGAAAGCTCTTTATTCTGTCTCCAGTCTCAAGTCTGAGTCAGACATTGCTGGGCTCTCAGGGCTGTTCAAGGAGTCTCTGGGGAACACCCAAAGCTCTGTGAGCAGCAGCAACATCCGTAAAATCAGTATTGTCTCAAGTAAAGCCAAGCAGGAGGAGAGTGCGCTGGAGGCAGGGGAAGCAGCACCTGTGGGGGGAGGAAAGGTGGCAGAAAAGACTGAGGCAACCAAGGCAGAGCTTGATGTCCCTATTCAATCTCGTGTTAGTTCTCCCTCCTCACCTTCCTACATCTCCATCGAGTCTGCTGCCAGGAAACCAGCAGAATCACCCAAGACAGGACGTTCTGCACGGGACATCTCTTCACCAGACTCTCTTGACACTGCAGGAAAGAGGGATGCTTTTGCTCAGGACAACTGTAGCTCCTTTAACCATTCATCAGCAGAGTCTGCTGGGGGTGATACAACTTCTTTTGAGGAGAGATCAGAGACCATGCAAACAAAAATTGGGCTAAGTTCAATGAAGCAGCACACCCTTGGCAATGCCAACCGTCAGAGCAGTGAGAAAGAGAGGTGCCCTCTGGACACCTCCAAAGGCAGCTGTCACTGTGGGATGAAAGGAGGCTTTTCAGACTACCGCTCCCTGAATTCACCCAGCCCGCAAAATCcaaggaggcagaaaagcatCTTGGAGCTGCAGACAGGGCCTGATGGGTCCAAGCTCTATGGTGCCACCCGGACTGTCATGGAGCAATATGAGGAAATGGACCagtttggaaacaaaatcaTCACTTCATCCACCACAGTTACCAAGCAATCTGAGACACAAACTTCTTCCACGTGTGATGTGTCCTCTCATTCCCAATATGAGGTATCTTCCTCACCCGTGTTTCGGAGATACTTGAAGAGCCCAGCTGAAGACTTCCGCACCAACGGCAGTTTTCAGGAGCCGGGAGTGGTCTTTGTCACCTTTGGCAActcaaagacaaagaaatag